From one Flavobacterium sp. N502536 genomic stretch:
- a CDS encoding prolyl oligopeptidase family serine peptidase produces MALLEQNTIIAIAHVRGGGEKGNEWHKGGMKATKPNTWKDFIACSEYLIKEKYTSADKLIGNGVSMGGILIGRAVTERPDLFGVALIEVGCTNAIRMETTPNGPNQIPEIGSLKKEEDVKHILEMDAQSKVRKGEKYPAILLRTGINDPRVSPWEPGKFAAVLQNDNGSDKPILLHVNYANGHFSNDLNITYGDAADMFAFALWQVGNSKFQIK; encoded by the coding sequence ATGGCATTGCTAGAACAAAACACAATAATTGCCATCGCACATGTACGAGGTGGTGGTGAAAAAGGTAATGAGTGGCATAAAGGTGGTATGAAAGCAACAAAACCAAACACCTGGAAAGATTTTATCGCCTGTTCAGAATATCTGATCAAAGAAAAATACACCTCTGCTGATAAACTTATCGGGAACGGGGTTAGTATGGGCGGCATATTGATTGGAAGAGCCGTTACAGAACGTCCTGATCTTTTTGGAGTGGCGCTTATCGAGGTTGGCTGCACAAATGCCATACGAATGGAAACAACCCCAAATGGTCCTAATCAGATACCTGAAATCGGTTCTTTAAAAAAGGAAGAAGATGTCAAACACATCTTAGAAATGGATGCTCAGAGCAAAGTTAGAAAAGGAGAAAAATATCCTGCAATATTGCTGCGTACCGGAATCAATGACCCGAGAGTTTCTCCTTGGGAACCCGGAAAATTTGCCGCTGTCTTACAAAATGACAATGGATCGGACAAACCAATCTTATTACATGTCAATTATGCCAACGGACATTTTTCCAACGATTTAAATATTACCTACGGTGATGCTGCGGATATGTTTGCTTTTGCATTGTGGCAGGTTGGTAATTCAAAATTTCAAATTAAATAA
- a CDS encoding PPK2 family polyphosphate kinase, with protein MKSIDPNDFKVTDKIKLSKIPTLLDLDADSEEKEAKLDKVQAKLSKQQDAMYAHNRYGVLICLQGMDTSGKDSLIREVFKEFNPRGVVVHSFKTPTSAELEHDYLWRHYMALPEKGKYAIFNRTHYENILVTRVHPEFILNENLPGIETVADIPKDFWKDRIEQINNFEKHITQNGTIVLKFYLHLSKEEQRKRLLRRLEEEKHNWKFSPGDLKERAHWEEYQHYYEEAINKTSTKDAPWYVIPADDKEMARYIVAKTIWEEMQKHTDIKEPELPESIKVNIKMYKEQLENES; from the coding sequence ATGAAATCAATAGATCCAAATGATTTTAAAGTCACAGATAAAATAAAATTGTCAAAGATTCCTACTTTGCTCGATCTTGATGCAGACAGTGAGGAGAAAGAAGCAAAACTCGATAAAGTTCAGGCTAAATTGAGTAAACAACAGGATGCCATGTATGCGCATAACAGGTACGGTGTTTTGATTTGTTTACAGGGAATGGATACCTCCGGAAAGGACAGTCTGATCAGGGAGGTTTTTAAAGAGTTTAATCCGCGTGGAGTGGTGGTGCATAGTTTTAAAACACCTACTTCGGCAGAGCTGGAACACGATTATTTGTGGAGACATTATATGGCTTTACCCGAAAAAGGGAAATATGCGATTTTTAACCGTACCCATTATGAGAATATTTTGGTTACCCGCGTGCATCCTGAGTTTATACTGAATGAAAATTTACCCGGAATTGAAACGGTAGCAGATATTCCGAAGGATTTTTGGAAAGACAGAATTGAACAAATCAATAATTTTGAAAAGCATATTACGCAAAACGGAACTATTGTACTGAAGTTTTATCTCCATTTGAGTAAAGAGGAACAACGCAAACGTTTACTGCGAAGACTGGAAGAAGAAAAACACAATTGGAAATTCTCGCCGGGTGATTTAAAAGAACGTGCACATTGGGAGGAATATCAGCATTATTATGAAGAAGCGATAAACAAAACTTCGACAAAAGATGCTCCGTGGTACGTAATTCCGGCCGATGATAAAGAAATGGCACGATACATTGTCGCCAAAACCATTTGGGAAGAAATGCAGAAGCATACCGACATTAAAGAGCCTGAGTTACCGGAGAGTATAAAGGTTAATATTAAAATGTATAAAGAGCAATTAGAAAACGAGTCTTAA
- a CDS encoding PhoX family protein, whose protein sequence is MKRIILPLIMLGSLLTSCNNDSKDEAETTSVVLKDQSVTPSLIKAQAGFESLKIYSLFSSDDVFADSPNFVFGGSADGSGLLKNTDGTFTFLVNNEDNFAVSRITLDKTFKPTKGEYLLNSSGGTWRLCGATMATQAEHGFGPLYLTCGESGEESRTHALDPYASAGGASVSKELAGFGRLSAENALPLRSSAYKGKTVVVIGDDDSGTYGGQVFMYVSNTVGDLAGGSLYMLKRNDSNQREKDMEVDKTYPVSFVKIDNHTTLTGAQINASVNTLKAIKFGRVEDLDYRKGGNNADRELYFNVTGQDITGTNADGSRTKYGRVYRLNLDAADPLKGTLELVLDGDVRSGKAGKFQNPDNICVTSNYVYVQEDANGYGDETHDAYIYQYNIATKELKVVLELDHRRTQADASKYNVGKLSKFGDWEYGAMIDVSDQLGIPDTFMLSIQPHTWTGDKYKGVDGGTNRPNEQQASQIVVIKGLAR, encoded by the coding sequence ATGAAAAGAATTATTTTACCCCTAATTATGTTAGGTTCGTTGCTTACATCTTGTAATAACGATTCTAAAGACGAAGCAGAAACAACAAGTGTTGTACTGAAGGATCAATCTGTAACACCAAGTTTAATAAAAGCTCAGGCAGGATTTGAAAGTTTGAAAATTTACTCTCTTTTTAGTTCAGATGATGTTTTTGCAGATAGTCCTAATTTTGTTTTTGGAGGTTCTGCTGATGGTTCAGGTCTATTGAAAAATACAGACGGAACTTTTACTTTTTTAGTAAACAACGAAGACAATTTTGCGGTTTCGAGAATTACTTTAGACAAAACATTCAAACCGACAAAAGGAGAATATTTGTTAAACTCTAGTGGAGGAACCTGGAGATTGTGCGGAGCTACTATGGCTACTCAGGCTGAACACGGTTTTGGACCACTTTATTTAACTTGTGGAGAGTCTGGAGAAGAGTCTCGTACACATGCTTTAGATCCGTACGCTAGTGCAGGAGGAGCATCAGTATCTAAAGAATTAGCAGGATTTGGACGTTTAAGCGCCGAAAATGCTTTACCATTACGTTCTTCTGCTTACAAAGGAAAAACAGTTGTAGTAATTGGTGATGATGACTCAGGAACTTACGGAGGTCAGGTTTTTATGTATGTATCAAACACTGTTGGTGATTTAGCCGGAGGATCTTTGTACATGCTAAAGAGAAATGACAGCAACCAAAGAGAGAAAGACATGGAAGTAGACAAAACATATCCTGTTTCTTTTGTGAAAATTGACAATCATACTACTTTAACAGGAGCTCAAATCAATGCCTCTGTAAATACTTTGAAAGCAATCAAATTTGGTCGTGTGGAAGATTTAGATTACCGCAAAGGAGGTAACAATGCCGACCGTGAATTGTACTTTAACGTAACAGGACAAGACATTACCGGAACAAATGCTGATGGTTCAAGAACAAAATACGGTAGAGTTTACAGATTAAATCTTGATGCTGCTGATCCGTTAAAAGGAACTTTAGAACTAGTTTTGGATGGTGATGTTCGCAGTGGAAAAGCAGGGAAATTTCAAAACCCGGATAACATTTGTGTAACTTCTAACTACGTTTACGTTCAGGAAGATGCAAACGGATACGGTGACGAAACACACGATGCTTACATCTACCAATACAATATCGCTACAAAAGAGCTAAAAGTGGTACTGGAATTAGACCACCGTCGTACTCAGGCTGATGCTTCGAAATACAACGTAGGGAAACTATCTAAATTCGGAGACTGGGAATATGGTGCTATGATCGATGTATCAGATCAGTTGGGTATTCCGGATACTTTTATGTTAAGTATACAGCCTCATACCTGGACTGGTGATAAATATAAAGGAGTTGACGGAGGAACAAATCGTCCGAACGAGCAACAAGCAAGTCAAATCGTAGTCATTAAAGGTTTAGCGAGATAA
- a CDS encoding RNA polymerase sigma factor, with translation MHRDAQRQVYEHMAPKLYRVCKRYLKKEEEIEEAMADAFYTIFTKLEQLKEVLAFEAWARKITVNHCLATIKKNTNFNMYLDDVKLLSQPFTEEVNALEEEDLLNLLNHIPDGCKTVFNLFVIEGFGHKEIAAMLNISEGTSKSQLNAAKTKLKELVNKLYYQKAK, from the coding sequence ATGCATCGTGACGCCCAGCGTCAGGTGTATGAGCACATGGCTCCAAAACTGTATCGCGTTTGCAAACGATACCTTAAGAAGGAAGAAGAAATAGAAGAAGCTATGGCTGACGCTTTCTATACCATATTTACAAAGCTGGAGCAACTTAAAGAAGTTTTGGCTTTTGAGGCTTGGGCGCGAAAAATTACCGTCAACCATTGTCTGGCAACCATCAAGAAAAACACCAATTTCAATATGTACCTTGATGATGTCAAACTGCTTTCACAACCTTTTACCGAGGAAGTGAACGCATTGGAAGAAGAAGATTTACTGAATTTACTAAACCATATTCCGGACGGCTGTAAAACGGTTTTCAACCTTTTTGTTATTGAAGGTTTCGGACATAAAGAAATAGCCGCTATGCTGAACATTTCTGAAGGCACATCGAAATCACAATTGAATGCCGCTAAAACCAAACTAAAGGAGTTAGTCAATAAATTGTATTACCAAAAAGCAAAATAG
- a CDS encoding DUF6929 family protein, whose protein sequence is MEKFTLEILFQIIGIGSASGLFFNNNSLYIIGDNSGFLYEYHMQDQQLNQHPLIDNPTQNIAKNLKPDFESLTHHNDTLYVFGSGSTENRNKMIAFDLKNKTILQKNNLVDLYALMQSFGDIKPEDFNLEGAIFDGENWYLFNRGNGISNKNTIFTIHAKSLGEEFALVATNYKLPKIKGVRSSFTDAILVEDKIYFLSTAEDTKSTYDDGAILGSFIGRIDLKTMKIDFTQKITSTNKFEGLTFYQKSNNTIEFLLCEDNDTEVLETKIYKLTLPNKL, encoded by the coding sequence ATGGAAAAATTCACCTTAGAAATATTATTTCAAATCATCGGAATCGGGTCGGCATCAGGATTATTTTTCAACAACAATTCACTTTATATTATTGGTGATAACAGCGGTTTTTTATACGAATACCATATGCAGGATCAGCAATTGAACCAGCATCCGTTAATTGACAATCCAACACAAAATATTGCCAAAAATCTCAAACCCGATTTTGAGTCTTTGACACATCATAACGATACGCTTTATGTTTTTGGTTCCGGATCTACCGAAAACCGAAACAAAATGATTGCATTCGATCTTAAAAACAAAACCATTTTACAGAAAAACAATCTGGTTGATTTATATGCCTTAATGCAGAGTTTTGGTGACATAAAACCGGAAGACTTTAATCTGGAAGGTGCTATTTTCGATGGTGAGAACTGGTACCTGTTCAATCGCGGTAACGGAATCTCTAACAAAAACACCATTTTTACGATTCATGCCAAAAGCCTGGGAGAAGAATTTGCGCTGGTTGCCACCAATTATAAGCTTCCAAAAATAAAAGGCGTTCGCTCCAGTTTTACCGACGCTATACTGGTGGAAGACAAAATCTATTTTCTATCTACCGCAGAAGACACCAAATCAACCTATGACGATGGTGCGATTCTCGGAAGTTTCATAGGAAGAATCGACCTTAAAACTATGAAAATCGATTTCACTCAAAAAATCACCTCAACCAATAAATTTGAAGGTCTGACATTCTACCAAAAGTCAAATAATACCATCGAGTTTTTACTTTGTGAGGATAATGACACAGAAGTTCTCGAAACGAAGATTTATAAATTAACTTTACCCAACAAACTATAA
- a CDS encoding YfbK domain-containing protein: MKNVKLISLALSMLICFVASAQEKTITGTVTDETNIPLPGVTLVVKNTKTTTQTDFDGKYSIKAQKGDVLVFSYIGFSSQTKTVGDQNVINVKLIGENLSLSEVVVVGYGTSNTEYESSNYSRRDKKKAAKTITPMLQGRVAGPQITSNYVQPSPNQNIVIRGTGSVSSKDEPLYIIDGVPVRSQQFSKINPNDVQEVKILKDAAATSLYGSRASKGVVLIETKNGLYKNLTEKELNAKLKKIPAPQPVEPNQEDYDTFVENAFESPKTAPLSTFSIDVDNASYTNVRRFINNGQAVPKDAVRVEEMVNFFKYNYPQPKDQNPFSIHTELSDSPWNAKNKVLKIGLQGKNIPTENLPASNLVFLIDVSGSMSDMNKLPLLKQSLKILVNELRRKDKVAIVVYAGAAGLVLPPTSGDEKKTIVDALDNLNAGGSTAGGAGIELAYKIAAENFIKDGNNRVILATDGDFNVGNTSNADMEKLIEDKRKTGVFLTCLGYGMGNYKDSKMETLADKGNGNYAYIDNIQEANRFLGKEFKGSMFAIAKDVKIQIEFNPKQVQAYRLIGYENRKLRPEDFKNDAIDAGELGSNHTVTALYEIIPAGVKSDYLTQQADDLKYTKVEEAGANYNNELATIKFRYKKPDGNKSIEMVQVIENKAVALEKASDDFKFSSSVAWFGLKLRDSKLISDKSPDAILKLARQGLSNDAEGYKAEFIRLIEAAKFN, encoded by the coding sequence ATGAAAAACGTAAAACTTATTTCATTAGCCCTATCTATGCTTATATGTTTCGTAGCATCGGCACAGGAGAAAACCATTACAGGAACGGTTACCGACGAAACCAATATTCCGCTTCCGGGTGTAACCTTGGTGGTTAAAAATACCAAAACCACAACACAAACCGACTTTGACGGAAAGTATTCTATCAAGGCTCAAAAAGGCGATGTTTTGGTATTCAGCTATATCGGATTCAGCTCTCAAACCAAAACGGTGGGCGATCAAAATGTTATTAATGTCAAATTAATTGGCGAAAATCTATCTTTGAGTGAAGTGGTAGTTGTGGGTTACGGAACTTCAAATACGGAGTATGAAAGCTCAAATTATAGTCGTCGTGACAAAAAAAAGGCGGCTAAAACTATTACTCCCATGCTTCAGGGAAGAGTTGCCGGACCACAAATCACTTCCAATTACGTTCAGCCGTCTCCCAATCAAAACATTGTGATAAGAGGAACGGGATCTGTTTCTTCTAAAGATGAACCTTTGTATATTATTGACGGCGTTCCGGTAAGATCACAGCAATTTTCAAAGATCAATCCCAATGATGTTCAGGAGGTAAAAATCTTAAAAGATGCAGCTGCCACTTCTCTTTATGGAAGCAGAGCCTCAAAAGGGGTCGTATTAATTGAGACCAAAAATGGTCTTTACAAAAACCTTACGGAGAAAGAATTAAATGCCAAACTGAAAAAAATACCCGCTCCTCAGCCGGTAGAACCCAATCAGGAAGATTATGATACTTTTGTAGAAAATGCCTTTGAGAGCCCAAAAACTGCACCGCTTTCTACCTTTTCTATCGATGTTGATAATGCTTCGTACACCAATGTGAGACGTTTTATCAATAATGGTCAGGCCGTTCCCAAAGATGCTGTTCGCGTAGAAGAAATGGTCAATTTCTTTAAATACAATTATCCACAGCCAAAGGATCAAAACCCATTCTCGATTCACACCGAACTGAGCGATTCTCCATGGAATGCAAAAAACAAAGTGCTCAAAATTGGTTTACAGGGTAAAAATATCCCAACAGAAAACTTACCGGCCTCCAATCTGGTATTCCTGATTGATGTTTCAGGATCGATGAGCGATATGAATAAATTGCCTCTGCTAAAACAATCTCTGAAAATACTGGTAAATGAGTTACGACGAAAAGACAAAGTAGCCATTGTGGTGTATGCCGGTGCAGCCGGACTAGTTTTACCTCCGACTTCCGGTGACGAGAAAAAAACAATTGTTGATGCTCTCGACAATTTAAATGCCGGAGGAAGCACTGCCGGAGGAGCCGGAATTGAACTGGCTTATAAAATCGCAGCAGAAAATTTCATCAAAGACGGAAACAACAGAGTAATTCTGGCCACCGACGGAGATTTTAATGTGGGAAACACTTCTAATGCTGACATGGAAAAACTAATAGAAGACAAAAGAAAAACCGGTGTTTTCCTTACTTGTCTGGGTTATGGAATGGGGAATTACAAAGACAGCAAAATGGAAACGCTAGCCGATAAAGGAAATGGAAATTATGCCTATATCGATAACATTCAGGAAGCCAATCGCTTTTTAGGAAAAGAATTTAAAGGTTCTATGTTTGCGATTGCCAAAGATGTAAAAATTCAGATTGAATTCAATCCGAAACAAGTTCAGGCCTATCGTTTAATTGGATACGAAAACAGAAAGTTACGTCCGGAAGATTTTAAGAACGATGCTATTGATGCGGGCGAACTGGGGAGCAACCACACGGTTACTGCTTTGTATGAAATTATTCCTGCAGGAGTGAAAAGTGACTATTTAACACAGCAAGCGGACGATTTGAAGTATACAAAAGTAGAAGAAGCTGGAGCAAACTACAACAATGAATTGGCAACTATAAAATTCCGTTACAAAAAACCGGATGGTAACAAAAGTATCGAAATGGTGCAGGTAATTGAAAACAAAGCCGTTGCTTTAGAAAAAGCTTCTGATGATTTTAAATTCAGTTCCTCGGTTGCCTGGTTCGGATTAAAACTAAGAGATTCAAAACTCATTTCAGATAAATCTCCGGATGCCATTTTGAAATTAGCCAGACAAGGCCTTTCTAATGATGCCGAAGGATATAAAGCAGAATTTATTCGTTTGATTGAAGCTGCTAAATTCAATTAA